From the Pedobacter cryoconitis genome, one window contains:
- a CDS encoding DUF3995 domain-containing protein — translation MLIFLTFLNSLILIILSLLHIYWAFGGLWGKDLAVPTNRSGQKLFMPSVLSTLTVAVGLLIFALCNLSIQFSAVLPLNPLFLKYGILVIGLIFLLRAIGDFNYVGLMKKYKTSDFARQDRLFYTPLCLTLFAAHLLIFIGF, via the coding sequence ATGCTTATTTTTCTGACTTTCCTGAATTCACTGATCCTGATCATTTTGTCATTGCTCCATATCTATTGGGCATTTGGCGGGCTTTGGGGAAAAGATCTGGCTGTACCAACAAATCGGTCGGGTCAGAAATTATTTATGCCCAGCGTTCTTTCTACACTGACTGTGGCCGTCGGGTTGCTGATTTTTGCACTATGTAATCTCAGTATTCAATTTTCAGCTGTTTTGCCGCTAAACCCACTATTTCTGAAATATGGAATTCTTGTGATCGGACTCATCTTTCTGCTACGTGCAATTGGTGATTTTAATTATGTTGGCTTGATGAAAAAGTACAAAACATCCGATTTCGCCAGGCAGGACAGGTTATTTTACACGCCTTTGTGTTTAACGCTTTTTGCTGCTCATTTACTGATCTTTATAGGGTTTTAA